One segment of Prionailurus bengalensis isolate Pbe53 chromosome X, Fcat_Pben_1.1_paternal_pri, whole genome shotgun sequence DNA contains the following:
- the PDZD11 gene encoding PDZ domain-containing protein 11 isoform X5, producing MDSRIPYDDYPVVFLPAYENPPAWIPPHERVYHPDYNNELTQFLPRIVTLKKPPGAQLGFNIRGGKASQLGIFISKVIPDSDAHRAGLQEGDQVLAVNDVDFQDIEHSKAVEILKTAREISMRVRFFPYNYHRQKERTVH from the exons ATGGACAGCCGGATTCCTTATGATGACTACCCGGTGGTTTTCCTGCCTGCTTATGAGAATCCCCCGGCATGGATTCCTCCTCATGAG AGGGTATACCACCCAGACTACAACAATGAGTTGACCCAGTTTCTTCCCCGAATCGTCACACTGAAGAAGCCCCCTGGAGCTCAG TTGGGATTTAATATCCGAGGAGGAAAGGCCTCCCAGCTAGGCATCTTTATCTCCAAG GTAATTCCTGACTCTGATGCACATCGAGCAGGACTTCAGGAAGGGGACCAAGTCCTAGCTGTGAATGATGTGGATTTCCAAGATATTGAGCACAGCAAG GCTGTTGAGATCCTGAAGACAGCCCGCGAAATCAGCATGCGTGTCCGCTTCTTTCCTTACA aTTATCATCGCCAAAAAGAGAGGACTGTGCACTAG
- the PDZD11 gene encoding PDZ domain-containing protein 11 isoform X3 has translation MDSRIPYDDYPVVFLPAYENPPAWIPPHERVYHPDYNNELTQFLPRIVTLKKPPGAQLGFNIRGGKASQLGIFISKVIPDSDAHRAGLQEGDQVLAVNDVDFQDIEHSKAVEILKTAREISMRVRFFPYKKSVYCPGAKKRSQRGIRAGHLSWWRWYYGG, from the exons ATGGACAGCCGGATTCCTTATGATGACTACCCGGTGGTTTTCCTGCCTGCTTATGAGAATCCCCCGGCATGGATTCCTCCTCATGAG AGGGTATACCACCCAGACTACAACAATGAGTTGACCCAGTTTCTTCCCCGAATCGTCACACTGAAGAAGCCCCCTGGAGCTCAG TTGGGATTTAATATCCGAGGAGGAAAGGCCTCCCAGCTAGGCATCTTTATCTCCAAG GTAATTCCTGACTCTGATGCACATCGAGCAGGACTTCAGGAAGGGGACCAAGTCCTAGCTGTGAATGATGTGGATTTCCAAGATATTGAGCACAGCAAG GCTGTTGAGATCCTGAAGACAGCCCGCGAAATCAGCATGCGTGTCCGCTTCTTTCCTTACA aaaagtcaGTTTACTGCCCTGGAGCAAAGAAGAGAAGTCAGAGGGGGATCCGAGCTGGACATCTGAGTTGGTGGCGATGGTACTATGGAGGTTAG
- the PDZD11 gene encoding PDZ domain-containing protein 11 isoform X6 — MDSRIPYDDYPVVFLPAYENPPAWIPPHERVYHPDYNNELTQFLPRIVTLKKPPGAQLGFNIRGGKASQLGIFISKVIPDSDAHRAGLQEGDQVLAVNDVDFQDIEHSKKSQFTALEQRREVRGGSELDI; from the exons ATGGACAGCCGGATTCCTTATGATGACTACCCGGTGGTTTTCCTGCCTGCTTATGAGAATCCCCCGGCATGGATTCCTCCTCATGAG AGGGTATACCACCCAGACTACAACAATGAGTTGACCCAGTTTCTTCCCCGAATCGTCACACTGAAGAAGCCCCCTGGAGCTCAG TTGGGATTTAATATCCGAGGAGGAAAGGCCTCCCAGCTAGGCATCTTTATCTCCAAG GTAATTCCTGACTCTGATGCACATCGAGCAGGACTTCAGGAAGGGGACCAAGTCCTAGCTGTGAATGATGTGGATTTCCAAGATATTGAGCACAGCAAG aaaagtcaGTTTACTGCCCTGGAGCAAAGAAGAGAAGTCAGAGGGGGATCCGAGCTGGACATCTGA
- the PDZD11 gene encoding PDZ domain-containing protein 11 isoform X7: protein MDSRIPYDDYPVVFLPAYENPPAWIPPHERVYHPDYNNELTQFLPRIVTLKKPPGAQLGFNIRGGKASQLGIFISKVIPDSDAHRAGLQEGDQVLAVNDVDFQDIEHSKKEQGFLG, encoded by the exons ATGGACAGCCGGATTCCTTATGATGACTACCCGGTGGTTTTCCTGCCTGCTTATGAGAATCCCCCGGCATGGATTCCTCCTCATGAG AGGGTATACCACCCAGACTACAACAATGAGTTGACCCAGTTTCTTCCCCGAATCGTCACACTGAAGAAGCCCCCTGGAGCTCAG TTGGGATTTAATATCCGAGGAGGAAAGGCCTCCCAGCTAGGCATCTTTATCTCCAAG GTAATTCCTGACTCTGATGCACATCGAGCAGGACTTCAGGAAGGGGACCAAGTCCTAGCTGTGAATGATGTGGATTTCCAAGATATTGAGCACAGCAAG
- the ARR3 gene encoding arrestin-C isoform X8 — translation MFVMLTCAFRYGHDDLDVIGLTFRKDLYVQVQQVFPPEPNSTQGPLTVLQERLLQKLGDNAYPFTLQMVVNLPCSVTLQPGPEDAGKACGIDFEVKSFCAENLEEKISKRDSVRLVVRKVQFAPLEPGPGPCAQTVRHFLLSSQPLQLQAWMDREVHYHGKPISVNVSINNCTNKVIKKIKISVDQITDVVLYSLDKYTKTVFIQEFTETIAANSNFSKSFTVTPLLAANCQKQGLALDGKLKHGDTNLASSTILHSSLQPGMNKELLGILVSYKVRVNLMVSGGGILGDLITSDVGVELPLILMHPKPSHEGASSEDIVIEEFARQEHRGEESQEALAAEGDEGS, via the exons TGTTTGTCATGTTGACATGTGCCTTTCGCTATGGCCATGATGACTTGGATGTGATCGGTCTGACATTCCGCAAAGATCTGTATGTACAGGTGCAGCAAGTGTTCCCACCTGAGCCCAAcagcacccaggggcccctcacagTACTACAGGAGCGACTGCTGCAAAAGTTGGGGGACAATGCCTACCCCTTTACCCTGCAG ATGGTTGTTAACCTGCCCTGTTCGGTGACACTGCAGCCAGGTCCCGAAGATGCGGGAAAG GCCTGTGGGATTGACTTTGAAGTGAAGAGCTTCTGTGCTGAAAACCTGGAGGAGAAAATCTCCAAGAG AGACTCTGTGCGGCTGGTGGTTCGAAAAGTACAGTTTGCACCCCTGGAACCAGGCCCTGGTCCCTGTGCCCAGACCGTCCGCCACTTCCTTTTGTCATCTCAGCCCCTACAACTCCAGGCCTGGATGGACAGGGAG GTTCACTACCATGGCAAACCCATCTCTGTCAATGTTTCTATCAACAACTGCACCAACAAGGTCatcaaaaaaatcaagatttcag TTGACCAGATCACAGACGTTGTCCTGTATTCCCTAGACAAGTACACCAAGACCGTGTTCATTCAGGAGTTCAC GGAGACTATAGCTGCTAACTCCAACTTCTCTAAGAGCTTCACAGTAACCCCACTCCTGGCTGCCAACTGCCAGAAACAGGGCCTGGCACTGGATGGCAAACTCAAGCATGGTGATACTAATCTGGCCTCTAGCACAAT TCTTCATTCCAGTCTTCAACCTGGAATGAACAAGGAGCTGCTGGGGATCCTGGTGTCCTACAAAGTGAGAGTCAACTTGATGGTGTCTGGTGGAGG CATCCTAGGCGACCTGATCACCAG CGATGTTGGTGTGGAGCTGCCCCTGATCCTGATGCATCCAAAGCCATCACATG AGGGTGCTAG CTCTGAGGACATAGTCATCGAGGAGTTCGCTCGTCAGGAGCACCGTGGGGAGGAGAGCCAGGAGGCTTTGGCGGCGGAGGGGGATGAGGGAAGCTGA